In a genomic window of Methanosarcina horonobensis HB-1 = JCM 15518:
- a CDS encoding PhoU domain-containing protein — protein METRKVQQTGGSTYIISLPKQWAEKVGIETGTRVSIHTQPDGKLLIDPILEGRTIKTKHIDVTGYEAKALERDIIAAYLYGYDRIEFTSKRILTEQKQVIRKVCYKLIGPEIIEESSNCVVIQDLLNPNELHIKKGIHRMFLITGSMQKDAIRALKTADHDLALDVSQRDDEVDRLCLLISKQFRSILCGGRMPDSSETSIDEYHDFRMAAGPIERIADHSQRIANVASKIQEPVRKDVMEVIENLSSTYMGLVEQAVDALYNSDTSLANQVIDSIDGMRLRVTELHASILKLESHKTMISLGTIVDSLSRIGDLGSNIAEIAINSAIKDK, from the coding sequence ATAGAAACCAGAAAAGTACAGCAGACAGGCGGATCCACTTATATTATTTCCCTACCCAAACAGTGGGCCGAAAAAGTAGGAATCGAAACAGGGACAAGAGTATCCATCCATACTCAGCCGGACGGAAAACTGTTAATTGACCCTATTCTTGAAGGGCGCACGATAAAAACGAAACATATAGATGTAACAGGCTATGAAGCAAAAGCTCTGGAAAGGGATATTATTGCTGCATACCTCTATGGCTATGACCGGATAGAGTTTACCTCAAAAAGAATACTTACCGAGCAGAAACAGGTCATTAGAAAAGTCTGTTACAAGCTGATAGGACCTGAAATTATTGAAGAAAGCTCAAACTGTGTGGTCATCCAGGATCTTCTCAATCCCAATGAACTCCATATTAAAAAAGGCATACACAGGATGTTCCTGATTACGGGTTCCATGCAAAAGGATGCCATAAGAGCCCTCAAAACTGCTGACCACGACCTTGCTCTCGATGTTAGCCAGAGGGATGATGAAGTTGACAGGTTGTGCCTTCTGATTTCCAAGCAGTTCCGTTCCATTCTCTGCGGAGGAAGAATGCCCGACTCTTCTGAAACAAGTATAGATGAATATCATGACTTCAGAATGGCAGCAGGTCCTATTGAAAGAATAGCAGATCACTCCCAGAGGATAGCAAATGTTGCATCAAAAATTCAGGAGCCTGTGAGGAAAGATGTAATGGAAGTCATAGAGAACCTTAGCAGTACGTATATGGGACTGGTTGAGCAGGCGGTGGATGCCCTGTATAACTCCGATACTTCTCTTGCAAACCAGGTAATTGACAGTATCGATGGTATGCGTTTACGTGTAACTGAACTGCATGCGTCAATTCTTAAACTTGAGTCCCACAAAACCATGATATCTCTCGGGACTATAGTAGACAGCCTCTCAAGAATAGGAGACCTTGGCTCTAACATAG
- a CDS encoding shikimate kinase, with protein MTLKGHACAFGAGTIINAIATWKGAAFGIDLKTFAEVKLSEGELVITGSIEEMPEGDTRLIEHCVELVLERFGLELGGTIRTGSEIPLAGGLKSSSAAANASVLATLRAVGETMPSLEIVKLGVKAAKEVGVTITGAFDDACASFLGGIVITDNRKMELIRREEADSKVLIFAPAKKAFSASTNVKRSQLIAPYVEMAYELALAGEYERAMTLNGFLYCGALGFDTEHMLRALECGVKGVSLSGTGPSYAALVKAEQVKELKSAWESCGMEGRVIETSINNRDAISFNREGSF; from the coding sequence ATGACACTTAAAGGGCATGCCTGCGCTTTCGGAGCTGGGACAATAATAAACGCCATAGCCACCTGGAAAGGTGCGGCATTCGGAATAGATTTAAAAACCTTTGCAGAGGTGAAACTCTCGGAAGGTGAATTGGTAATTACTGGTTCAATTGAAGAAATGCCTGAAGGAGATACTCGCCTAATAGAACACTGCGTTGAACTCGTCCTTGAGAGATTCGGGCTTGAACTCGGAGGCACTATAAGGACAGGGAGTGAAATTCCCCTTGCAGGAGGGCTCAAGAGCAGCAGTGCTGCAGCAAATGCTTCAGTCCTTGCAACCCTCCGGGCTGTCGGGGAGACAATGCCCTCTCTTGAGATAGTAAAACTGGGTGTAAAGGCTGCAAAGGAAGTAGGGGTTACGATAACAGGAGCTTTTGACGATGCCTGCGCCTCCTTTTTAGGAGGGATTGTAATCACTGACAACCGAAAGATGGAACTTATCAGACGCGAAGAAGCCGATTCAAAAGTCCTGATATTTGCTCCGGCAAAAAAGGCTTTCAGCGCGAGTACGAATGTTAAACGGTCACAATTGATTGCACCATATGTGGAAATGGCATACGAGCTCGCTCTCGCAGGAGAATACGAGCGTGCAATGACGCTTAACGGCTTTCTCTACTGCGGAGCTCTTGGGTTTGATACCGAACATATGCTCAGGGCTCTGGAATGTGGAGTTAAAGGAGTAAGCCTTTCCGGAACAGGCCCTTCTTACGCAGCCCTGGTAAAAGCCGAGCAGGTGAAAGAGCTTAAATCAGCCTGGGAAAGCTGCGGCATGGAAGGAAGAGTTATAGAAACCAGTATAAATAACAGAGATGCGATATCCTTTAACAGAGAGGGATCCTTTTGA
- a CDS encoding chorismate mutase, whose protein sequence is MSELEAVRKEVEEIDREILSLIDRRVNLAERILESKRINGTSINDRKQNEVVINRALNAATELNLDVGSIKEIFEILIRMSIERQNELSGKGSLP, encoded by the coding sequence TTGAGTGAACTTGAAGCCGTCCGCAAAGAAGTAGAGGAGATTGACAGGGAAATCCTGTCCCTTATTGACAGAAGGGTTAACCTTGCTGAGAGAATACTTGAATCAAAAAGAATAAATGGAACTTCCATAAATGACCGTAAACAAAACGAGGTTGTAATTAACAGGGCATTAAATGCTGCAACCGAACTCAACCTTGATGTAGGATCGATAAAGGAAATTTTTGAAATTCTTATAAGGATGAGTATCGAACGCCAGAACGAGTTAAGTGGAAAGGGAAGCCTGCCCTGA
- a CDS encoding 5-(carboxyamino)imidazole ribonucleotide mutase, which produces MVDISLIMGSESDRAIANRAVSVIEKTKYTYEVMVISAHRNPDELDSYISNTDAKVFITIAGLSAALPGVVASKTKKPVIGVPVSAKLGGLDALLSIAQMPPGVPVGSVGIDNGANGAYLALRILDLIGTP; this is translated from the coding sequence ATGGTCGATATTTCACTGATTATGGGCTCTGAGTCAGACAGGGCAATCGCCAATCGTGCGGTTTCCGTAATTGAAAAAACCAAATATACTTACGAAGTGATGGTTATCTCTGCCCACAGGAACCCTGACGAGCTTGACAGCTATATCTCGAACACGGACGCAAAAGTCTTTATTACAATAGCAGGTCTATCGGCAGCCCTCCCTGGAGTTGTTGCCTCCAAGACTAAAAAGCCTGTAATAGGTGTACCTGTAAGCGCAAAACTAGGCGGGCTTGATGCCCTTCTTTCCATCGCCCAGATGCCTCCTGGTGTGCCTGTAGGAAGTGTAGGGATTGACAACGGGGCAAACGGGGCATATCTTGCCCTGAGGATTCTGGATTTAATTGGAACTCCTTAA
- a CDS encoding diphthine--ammonia ligase, whose protein sequence is MKLAALISGGKDSVFAIQKALEEGHEVTHLINIIPARDDSYMYHSINLHMVELISAASEIPLIQQQSSGIKELELDDLTLALRKVNVDGVSVGAIESQYQASRVQKICDSLGLKVYAPLWHKDPEELLNEMAKVLDIRIVRVAAEGLDKSWLGRPINVNSIENLKALNRRYMVHMAGEGGEYETVVLDAPFFKKRIEIVKSEIEWEGDTGSLKILDARLVDKN, encoded by the coding sequence ATGAAACTCGCAGCACTGATTTCTGGCGGCAAGGACTCGGTCTTTGCCATTCAAAAAGCCCTTGAAGAGGGGCATGAGGTTACTCACCTCATTAATATTATTCCCGCAAGGGACGACTCCTATATGTACCATTCAATCAACCTCCACATGGTAGAACTCATCTCTGCCGCCAGTGAAATCCCGTTGATTCAGCAGCAGTCCAGCGGAATCAAAGAACTTGAACTGGATGACCTTACCCTTGCCCTGAGGAAAGTGAATGTGGATGGAGTATCCGTAGGCGCTATTGAGTCGCAGTACCAGGCGAGCAGGGTACAGAAGATTTGCGATTCTCTCGGACTTAAAGTGTATGCTCCTCTCTGGCATAAAGATCCTGAAGAGCTCCTGAATGAGATGGCAAAAGTTCTTGATATAAGGATTGTGAGAGTTGCAGCCGAGGGTCTCGATAAGTCCTGGCTTGGACGCCCTATTAATGTGAACTCAATAGAAAATCTCAAAGCCCTTAACCGCAGGTACATGGTTCATATGGCAGGGGAAGGCGGAGAATACGAAACCGTTGTCCTTGACGCACCTTTCTTCAAAAAGCGCATAGAAATAGTGAAAAGTGAAATTGAATGGGAAGGCGACACAGGCTCCTTAAAGATCCTGGATGCAAGACTTGTTGACAAGAACTGA
- a CDS encoding carbohydrate kinase family protein, whose protein sequence is MDRTISVVGHTALDYIVDVENIAGKNESSPIIDYEEYPGGGAANIAVAIAKLGGKSQLISPVGTDFSSSGYEKLLKEACVDLSRLYSIEDRKISKAFIFTDRKDNQTTYFYWGASSKFKELEPEPADFVHLATADCVYNAKIAQISGFVSFDPGQDLVTYSKENLEIILAHTDILFANRHEIRRVSEMTGKSFFELRSMIDIIVVTYDAEGSRIYKDSEEWAIPVVSVKAVDPTGAGDAYRAGFLLAYTRGYSLPTCGKIGSTVASFAVQTRGCQTSLPTWEEMKSRYEANFGKLEAES, encoded by the coding sequence ATGGACAGAACTATCTCCGTAGTAGGGCATACTGCCCTTGATTATATCGTAGATGTTGAAAATATCGCAGGAAAAAACGAATCTTCCCCTATAATTGACTATGAAGAGTATCCTGGGGGAGGGGCTGCAAACATCGCAGTTGCCATTGCAAAGCTGGGAGGAAAAAGCCAGCTGATATCTCCTGTTGGCACGGATTTTTCAAGCTCGGGATACGAGAAGCTTCTTAAGGAAGCATGCGTTGACCTTTCCCGCCTCTACAGTATTGAAGACAGAAAAATCTCCAAGGCTTTCATTTTTACTGATAGGAAAGATAACCAGACAACGTACTTTTACTGGGGAGCTTCCTCAAAATTCAAAGAGCTGGAACCCGAACCTGCAGATTTTGTCCACCTGGCAACGGCAGATTGCGTCTATAATGCAAAGATAGCACAAATCTCCGGATTTGTATCCTTTGATCCCGGACAGGATCTGGTCACTTACTCAAAAGAGAATCTCGAGATAATTCTCGCCCACACCGACATTCTCTTTGCAAACAGGCATGAAATCAGGCGGGTTTCAGAGATGACAGGAAAGAGCTTTTTCGAACTCAGATCCATGATTGATATTATTGTTGTTACCTATGATGCGGAAGGCAGCAGGATCTACAAAGACAGCGAAGAATGGGCAATTCCTGTAGTCTCTGTAAAGGCTGTAGATCCTACAGGAGCAGGAGATGCTTACAGGGCAGGTTTTCTGCTGGCATACACAAGAGGTTATTCCCTTCCCACTTGTGGAAAAATAGGCTCAACAGTAGCTTCTTTTGCCGTGCAGACAAGAGGCTGCCAGACCAGCCTTCCAACCTGGGAAGAAATGAAATCCCGTTATGAAGCCAATTTTGGAAAGCTGGAGGCAGAGAGCTGA
- a CDS encoding DUF555 domain-containing protein yields the protein MKNFHVVLEAAWLVRDVKTADDAIGVAISEAGKRLNPKLDFVEVDVGTTSCPACGEPFSSVFIAANTALVGLIFEMKVFDAESAEHAERIAKSVIGKSLRDVPLTVVEVTEFERSGEKGEQQQKGKANK from the coding sequence ATGAAGAACTTTCATGTGGTACTTGAAGCAGCTTGGTTGGTTAGAGATGTAAAAACAGCTGATGATGCAATAGGGGTTGCGATTTCTGAGGCTGGAAAGCGCCTGAACCCCAAACTTGATTTTGTAGAGGTAGATGTGGGAACTACATCCTGTCCGGCATGCGGTGAGCCTTTCAGCAGTGTTTTCATAGCAGCAAACACCGCACTTGTAGGGCTTATTTTCGAAATGAAGGTTTTTGATGCCGAATCTGCAGAACATGCGGAAAGGATCGCAAAATCCGTCATAGGAAAGTCTCTCCGCGATGTTCCGTTGACAGTTGTCGAAGTCACGGAATTCGAAAGGTCAGGAGAAAAAGGCGAACAGCAGCAAAAAGGCAAGGCAAACAAATAA
- a CDS encoding DUF357 domain-containing protein has product MPADLNEKVNRYENMLKRALQKAKYSPIPNSHMHAVAEDYYTMAEAYYKDGIYFLENEDPVNALASFSYGHAWLDAGVKLGVFAVDDETLFTI; this is encoded by the coding sequence ATGCCTGCTGATTTAAATGAAAAGGTTAACCGATATGAGAATATGTTAAAAAGAGCATTGCAGAAAGCAAAGTACTCTCCAATCCCTAACTCCCATATGCATGCTGTAGCAGAGGATTATTACACAATGGCAGAAGCTTATTATAAAGATGGAATCTATTTCCTTGAAAATGAGGACCCTGTGAATGCCCTTGCTTCTTTCAGCTATGGGCATGCCTGGCTTGATGCTGGAGTAAAGCTCGGGGTCTTTGCAGTAGATGACGAAACCCTTTTTACAATATAA
- the dph5 gene encoding diphthine synthase, whose translation MLTFIGLGLFDEYDVSLKGLEAIREADLVYAEFYTSHLMGTTPEKMEKLYGKQVHLLSREDVEQQPEWLDNAKDKNIAFLTGGDTMVSTTHVDLRLRAKNLGIETRLIHGASITSAVSGLTGLQNYRFGKSASIPYPYESRRGTKVVSETPYDTIKQNSELGLHTLVFLDIDNEKGYMSVNLALELLLEVERKRGEEVMNRAVAVGIARAGSEKPLVKADYAENLKNFDFGKPLHILVVPGKLHFLEAEALVKLAAGPEEIMENIE comes from the coding sequence ATGCTCACATTTATAGGACTGGGCCTTTTTGACGAATATGATGTTTCCTTAAAAGGACTTGAAGCTATCCGGGAAGCTGACCTCGTGTACGCTGAGTTTTATACTTCCCACCTCATGGGGACAACTCCTGAAAAAATGGAGAAACTTTACGGAAAGCAGGTCCATTTACTCTCAAGGGAAGACGTGGAACAGCAGCCTGAGTGGCTTGATAATGCAAAAGATAAAAATATAGCTTTCCTAACAGGTGGAGATACAATGGTCTCCACAACTCACGTTGACCTGCGCCTCAGGGCTAAAAATCTCGGGATAGAAACTCGCCTGATTCACGGAGCATCCATTACTTCAGCTGTCTCAGGGCTTACAGGGCTTCAGAACTACCGCTTTGGAAAGTCTGCAAGTATCCCATATCCTTACGAAAGCAGGCGAGGGACAAAAGTCGTTTCAGAAACACCCTACGATACCATAAAACAAAACTCCGAACTTGGACTTCACACTCTTGTTTTTCTGGATATTGATAACGAAAAAGGATATATGTCCGTTAACCTTGCTCTTGAACTTCTCCTTGAGGTTGAAAGAAAAAGAGGAGAAGAAGTAATGAACAGGGCTGTTGCTGTGGGAATAGCAAGAGCAGGCTCGGAAAAGCCTTTGGTAAAAGCTGACTATGCAGAAAACCTGAAGAATTTTGATTTCGGAAAACCTCTTCATATTCTTGTAGTTCCGGGAAAATTGCATTTTCTTGAAGCCGAAGCCCTTGTCAAACTTGCAGCCGGGCCTGAAGAAATAATGGAAAATATCGAATGA
- a CDS encoding glutaredoxin family protein: MVKVTLIHASWCTACPATRRLWKDLKSEYDFEYEEVDVESPEGQALIDKHGIVGVPTTLIDGEPAFTGLPKKADAIARIK; this comes from the coding sequence ATGGTTAAGGTTACGCTTATTCATGCCAGCTGGTGTACGGCCTGTCCGGCAACACGCAGGCTCTGGAAAGACCTTAAATCAGAGTACGATTTCGAGTATGAAGAAGTAGATGTAGAGAGTCCTGAGGGACAGGCTCTTATTGATAAGCACGGCATAGTTGGCGTCCCTACAACTCTTATTGATGGAGAGCCTGCATTTACAGGACTTCCTAAAAAAGCCGACGCCATAGCTCGCATTAAATGA
- the trxB gene encoding thioredoxin-disulfide reductase produces MYDLIIIGGGPAGLAAGIYAVRFGLDTLILERSEISGQISMADVVENYPGFPSISGLELMEKYRTHAQEVGVKTKITEVLSVRTEGAKKIISTDSGDLETKAVIVATGANPKYLDVPGEKEFISKGVSYCAICDGPFFKNKTVVVIGGGNSAVTDALFLSKIAQKVYLVHRRDHLRAAKVLQDRAASVPNIELMLNTIVLEIVGSREGVKKVEKIILQDLNSKEVRELSTNGVFIYVGIHPNTEFVNVEKDTEGFIKTDRWMETSEKGIYAAGDCSYTPIWQLVAAVRDGAVAATAAYEYIEKMK; encoded by the coding sequence ATGTACGATCTGATTATCATAGGAGGGGGGCCTGCAGGGCTTGCAGCGGGCATTTACGCCGTACGTTTCGGGCTTGATACCCTTATTCTGGAAAGAAGCGAGATAAGCGGTCAGATCTCGATGGCCGATGTTGTAGAAAACTACCCTGGCTTTCCATCGATTTCTGGACTTGAGCTAATGGAAAAATATAGAACACATGCTCAGGAAGTAGGGGTGAAAACCAAGATCACTGAAGTTCTCTCTGTCCGGACCGAAGGCGCAAAGAAAATCATTTCAACGGACAGCGGGGATCTCGAAACAAAAGCTGTAATAGTTGCCACAGGTGCAAATCCAAAGTATCTTGACGTGCCTGGGGAGAAAGAATTTATCAGTAAGGGAGTTTCCTACTGTGCAATTTGCGACGGGCCTTTTTTCAAAAATAAAACCGTAGTTGTTATAGGAGGCGGCAACTCTGCAGTTACGGATGCTCTTTTTCTGTCAAAGATTGCCCAAAAAGTATATCTTGTCCACAGGCGGGACCATTTGAGAGCTGCTAAAGTCCTTCAGGATCGGGCGGCTTCAGTTCCCAACATAGAGTTAATGCTTAATACTATTGTCCTGGAAATTGTAGGGAGCAGAGAAGGAGTTAAAAAAGTAGAAAAAATTATATTGCAGGACCTTAACAGCAAAGAAGTCCGTGAGCTTTCCACTAATGGGGTTTTTATCTATGTAGGAATCCACCCAAATACCGAATTCGTTAATGTGGAAAAAGATACAGAAGGCTTCATCAAGACAGACCGCTGGATGGAAACCTCTGAGAAAGGAATATACGCCGCAGGAGACTGCAGTTACACTCCTATCTGGCAGCTTGTAGCAGCAGTAAGAGATGGGGCAGTCGCAGCCACAGCTGCATATGAATATATCGAAAAAATGAAATAA
- a CDS encoding MarR family transcriptional regulator, with product MDPLEKIFGKTAQMTVLKNLIEHQNESTYLSGIAEETGLSHSSVSRVITPLIESGIVIEKPLGKQIRTFQLNMESDATKLIIDFYNRINQMLE from the coding sequence ATGGATCCACTTGAAAAAATCTTTGGTAAAACCGCACAGATGACCGTCCTTAAAAATCTGATCGAGCACCAGAACGAATCAACTTACCTATCTGGAATAGCAGAAGAAACCGGTCTGTCACATTCCAGTGTATCAAGGGTAATTACCCCGTTAATAGAGTCGGGTATTGTCATAGAAAAACCTCTTGGGAAGCAGATTCGCACTTTCCAGCTGAACATGGAAAGCGACGCGACAAAACTGATCATAGATTTTTATAATAGGATTAATCAAATGCTGGAATAA
- a CDS encoding response regulator: MQNIDLNHEILKLIKEQPEISERNIALALSISEDTVKTRIANLQDIREKILIVGNRKKAYENLKKTLEAENYNVVNILNSFSALETVSEERPDLILLDTAFLDTDGFEICRQLRANPKYRWVPVMMLGEKNEAEDSIKAYKSGADDYITAPLNPLELRARVGMILRRSRV; the protein is encoded by the coding sequence ATGCAGAACATTGATCTTAACCATGAAATATTAAAACTTATAAAAGAACAGCCTGAAATAAGCGAAAGGAACATTGCCCTTGCTCTTTCGATCTCAGAAGACACAGTAAAAACTCGGATTGCAAACCTTCAGGATATCAGAGAAAAAATCCTGATTGTGGGTAATAGGAAAAAAGCCTATGAAAACCTTAAGAAAACACTTGAAGCTGAAAACTATAATGTTGTCAATATCTTGAATAGCTTTTCAGCCCTTGAAACAGTAAGCGAGGAAAGACCAGATCTTATACTGCTTGATACGGCTTTTCTGGATACAGATGGCTTTGAAATTTGCAGGCAACTCAGGGCCAACCCAAAATACCGATGGGTTCCTGTTATGATGCTGGGCGAAAAGAATGAAGCAGAAGACAGCATTAAAGCCTATAAGTCTGGAGCTGATGATTACATTACCGCACCATTAAATCCTCTGGAGCTAAGAGCAAGAGTAGGAATGATTTTGAGACGTAGCCGGGTTTAA
- a CDS encoding tetratricopeptide repeat protein, translated as MTSNEWYNKGVALQELKRFTEALDAYNKALEISPDNAKILFSKGIVLKNLMRYEDALEAFDRSLEINPADAKTWCFKAELLLGLMQYEEALDSFYRAISLAPEDPEVWYRRGMALREMRAYEDAMDDLEKSIRLYSKNYDMSSMSASEWCKKGMGLCKIKSYHEALDAFNRALELNPTNGKALYNKGVALRWLGKNDEAKLYIERAVEIFDNKIKANPENARFWYNKGIALRDLERYKEALEAFEKAIDINPSFTKAWIGKGIVYDRVKKHQKAMEAYERAVDINPIYSDLI; from the coding sequence ATGACTTCGAATGAATGGTATAATAAAGGCGTTGCACTCCAAGAATTGAAAAGGTTTACAGAAGCTCTGGATGCATACAACAAAGCTCTGGAAATAAGCCCTGATAACGCGAAAATCCTGTTTAGCAAAGGGATTGTCCTAAAAAACCTCATGAGGTATGAGGATGCCCTTGAGGCTTTTGACAGATCTCTTGAGATCAACCCTGCTGACGCCAAAACCTGGTGCTTTAAAGCTGAGCTTCTCTTAGGCCTCATGCAGTACGAAGAAGCTCTGGATTCATTCTACAGAGCGATATCCCTTGCTCCTGAAGACCCGGAAGTCTGGTACAGGCGGGGAATGGCTCTCAGGGAAATGCGAGCATATGAAGATGCAATGGATGACCTTGAGAAATCTATCAGGCTCTATTCAAAGAATTATGACATGAGTTCTATGAGCGCAAGCGAATGGTGCAAGAAAGGTATGGGACTCTGTAAAATAAAGAGTTACCATGAAGCTCTTGATGCCTTTAACAGAGCACTTGAGTTAAACCCGACTAACGGGAAAGCCCTTTACAACAAAGGAGTTGCTCTGCGCTGGCTCGGAAAAAACGATGAAGCAAAGTTATACATAGAGAGAGCCGTGGAGATTTTTGACAACAAAATCAAAGCAAATCCCGAGAATGCAAGATTCTGGTATAACAAAGGGATAGCCCTGAGAGACCTTGAAAGATACAAAGAAGCGCTTGAGGCTTTCGAAAAGGCTATAGACATCAACCCGAGCTTTACAAAAGCCTGGATCGGCAAAGGAATAGTTTACGACAGAGTTAAAAAACACCAGAAAGCAATGGAAGCCTACGAAAGGGCAGTCGATATAAACCCAATATATTCAGACCTTATTTGA
- a CDS encoding HAD family hydrolase, with protein sequence MRETKENTENILKNIQQSHQKTLKAVLFDMDNTLFDFVAVKLIACREILSYLGEKDKNFMKDPEELFRYFLRGTYGFEDYENIRDYMQERNLYTVKAYRYCCEIYDREKLQNLKLYPGVRDTLEELKKLGLKLAIITDADKYHAQARLMRVGLLDSFEFLVSADMTGTKKPDPAHFLFALDSLGIKPEESLVVGDSIKRDMAPARKLGFKTAYASYGDWRQTDEKEQCFDFQLNTFQDLIGFIDVLNQGKYAEPWDLQMDL encoded by the coding sequence ATGAGAGAGACTAAAGAAAATACGGAAAATATCCTGAAAAATATACAGCAAAGCCATCAGAAAACCCTGAAGGCTGTTCTCTTTGATATGGATAACACTCTTTTTGATTTCGTAGCCGTAAAACTCATAGCATGCAGGGAGATTCTTTCTTATCTTGGAGAAAAGGATAAGAACTTTATGAAAGACCCTGAAGAACTTTTCAGGTACTTCCTCAGGGGAACTTATGGGTTTGAAGATTATGAAAATATAAGGGACTACATGCAGGAGAGAAATCTTTACACAGTCAAGGCGTACAGATATTGCTGTGAGATTTATGACAGGGAAAAACTGCAAAATCTCAAATTATATCCTGGCGTGAGGGATACTCTTGAGGAACTAAAGAAACTTGGCCTGAAGCTTGCAATAATAACAGATGCTGACAAATATCATGCCCAGGCAAGGCTTATGAGAGTCGGGCTTCTGGATTCCTTTGAATTCCTGGTATCTGCAGATATGACAGGTACTAAAAAGCCTGATCCTGCCCATTTTCTCTTTGCACTTGACTCCCTCGGAATAAAGCCGGAGGAAAGCCTGGTGGTGGGAGATAGTATTAAAAGGGACATGGCTCCTGCACGAAAGCTAGGCTTTAAAACAGCATATGCTTCCTATGGAGACTGGAGACAAACAGATGAAAAAGAACAATGCTTTGACTTTCAGCTTAACACATTTCAGGATCTGATTGGATTCATTGATGTGCTAAATCAAGGGAAATATGCTGAACCATGGGATCTTCAGATGGATTTGTAA